The following are encoded together in the Streptomyces sp. NBC_01717 genome:
- a CDS encoding CAP domain-containing protein produces MGIVSRKRASRMKPGRSDGIEEYEEEGWDAQWETDRGSRLRFRQAADERIGPALRNASRSFIRTRREGLEDSVVTLVNQERTARGLSTLHIDERLRNSSRAHSEDMAARGFIDHLSPEGISPLERMLMAGYPFPAAENVAVFLPEPMGVMRGWMNSPGHRLNVLNPAFRAIGVGIHVEAGTAWWTQNFGYW; encoded by the coding sequence GTGGGCATCGTGAGCAGAAAGAGAGCGAGCCGCATGAAGCCTGGGCGGTCCGACGGGATAGAGGAGTACGAGGAGGAAGGGTGGGATGCGCAGTGGGAGACGGACAGGGGTTCCCGGCTGCGGTTCCGACAGGCTGCCGATGAGCGGATCGGCCCGGCCCTGCGAAATGCCTCTCGATCCTTCATCAGAACCCGCAGGGAGGGCCTTGAGGACAGCGTGGTGACCCTGGTGAACCAGGAGCGCACAGCGCGTGGATTGTCCACGCTGCATATCGACGAGCGGCTGCGGAACTCCTCCAGGGCACACAGCGAGGACATGGCCGCGCGCGGCTTCATCGACCATCTCTCACCCGAAGGTATCTCTCCACTCGAACGCATGCTGATGGCCGGATACCCGTTTCCCGCCGCTGAGAATGTCGCCGTCTTTCTCCCGGAGCCCATGGGGGTGATGAGGGGCTGGATGAACAGCCCAGGACATCGGTTGAACGTCCTCAACCCGGCTTTCCGGGCCATAGGCGTAGGCATCCATGTGGAGGCCGGGACGGCGTGGTGGACGCAGAACTTCGGCTACTGGTGA
- a CDS encoding RICIN domain-containing protein has product MTSRGESAEDADAQAHPASGKPASPTGDVRRAVALPAMSANPGQALAPAASPSAAAGASDDEGSESRTRPDTATGRSTSGTLTTDAGAANAALAPDSARKVTETGAAARKEANPESASSTSGQAARTTTASARLTSDAEGQEPGVIAAVGSTTPGGDDEDGDENSEKPKKPFLAAAAIAGVVLAAIPLLIFATGKSDDAKKNTASSAAEVEIPLDESDTDAPLALYVPDKPGNEKSTQTPKPNKSTSSKPRKSPDAKAKTTPTATATSRPTKAKPRSGVQKVAQAAVGSSASAATYHLVSAQSGKCLSADHASDGAWLFIWDCNDSREQNWTFKNDGTIQLKGLCMEVAHASQEDGAVVQLARCSGNAAQQFRLNSNNELFAVDSGNCADVRKFGQDNGTPVQTWGCSRRANQSWSRR; this is encoded by the coding sequence ATGACAAGTCGCGGCGAGAGTGCCGAAGACGCCGACGCGCAGGCGCATCCGGCGTCAGGCAAACCTGCCTCACCTACCGGAGACGTCCGCCGTGCGGTGGCACTGCCGGCCATGTCCGCAAACCCTGGACAGGCGCTGGCACCGGCCGCCTCACCCTCGGCTGCCGCCGGCGCTTCCGACGATGAAGGCAGCGAGAGCCGGACCAGGCCGGACACCGCTACGGGGCGCTCCACCTCAGGCACGCTGACCACGGACGCCGGCGCAGCCAACGCAGCGCTCGCCCCCGATAGCGCCAGAAAAGTGACGGAAACCGGTGCGGCGGCCCGGAAGGAAGCCAACCCGGAAAGCGCTTCGTCCACGAGCGGCCAGGCGGCTCGTACCACCACCGCCAGCGCCCGGCTGACCTCCGATGCCGAAGGCCAGGAGCCCGGCGTCATCGCAGCCGTCGGCTCGACGACTCCAGGCGGGGACGACGAAGACGGCGACGAAAACTCGGAAAAGCCGAAGAAGCCGTTTCTGGCCGCCGCCGCCATCGCAGGCGTGGTGCTGGCAGCAATCCCCCTGCTGATCTTTGCCACAGGCAAGTCAGATGATGCGAAGAAGAACACGGCGTCGTCGGCCGCTGAGGTGGAAATACCGCTCGACGAGTCAGACACCGACGCACCGCTCGCCTTGTACGTGCCCGACAAGCCGGGTAACGAGAAAAGCACGCAAACGCCCAAACCGAACAAATCCACATCGAGCAAGCCGCGCAAGTCTCCTGACGCCAAGGCCAAGACAACGCCGACAGCAACAGCCACATCCCGCCCCACGAAGGCCAAGCCCCGGAGCGGCGTCCAGAAAGTCGCCCAGGCAGCTGTGGGAAGCTCTGCCAGCGCCGCGACCTACCACCTCGTCAGCGCCCAATCCGGAAAGTGCCTGAGCGCCGATCACGCCTCGGACGGCGCATGGCTGTTCATCTGGGACTGCAACGACTCCCGCGAGCAGAACTGGACGTTCAAGAACGACGGAACGATCCAGCTGAAGGGCCTCTGCATGGAAGTCGCCCACGCCTCCCAGGAAGATGGCGCGGTCGTGCAGCTCGCGAGGTGCAGCGGCAACGCGGCCCAGCAGTTCCGGCTCAACTCCAACAACGAACTGTTTGCCGTGGACTCGGGCAACTGCGCCGACGTCCGGAAGTTCGGACAGGACAACGGCACCCCGGTGCAGACCTGGGGGTGCAGCCGTCGGGCGAACCAGTCCTGGTCGCGTCGATAG
- a CDS encoding type VII secretion system-associated protein, with protein sequence MSKNSPAKPGASGDDEPGDISPVEIEPAKDTVSDPETDATVGQEPDGTTPAADTAAGEELDGTSPDVDEPVIGAGENMPPIPEEIREAGRLAPDHWLGMVDPTWNGEGAPPEWAMVGRWRSGLDGEIEEWQDNEDYRPSPRALGWPEPADEVDAAVHLAATGYGPGEDVVKTLAHHEVAVFVKPGGGPLPATTPDGTPVVPVFTSPVYVHTAGRLAFELLKVPDLLDLVPEGHLIYLNPSGPVSMTVELDVLREEIEGHQTRDAGADSGDDQAPDEALPEQTTPVLPRSRPVTTVSLDGPESSSSSGAADSVSGVLSGAQEAEQSDGNSSGEAPGAQAGG encoded by the coding sequence ATGAGCAAGAACAGCCCTGCCAAGCCTGGTGCGTCCGGGGACGACGAGCCCGGTGACATCTCGCCCGTCGAGATCGAGCCCGCAAAGGACACCGTCTCGGACCCGGAGACAGACGCCACCGTGGGCCAGGAGCCCGACGGCACCACGCCCGCCGCCGACACCGCCGCAGGAGAGGAACTGGACGGCACGAGCCCTGACGTCGACGAGCCCGTCATCGGGGCGGGTGAGAACATGCCGCCGATCCCCGAGGAAATCCGCGAGGCTGGAAGGCTGGCCCCGGACCACTGGCTGGGCATGGTTGACCCGACCTGGAACGGCGAGGGTGCCCCTCCCGAGTGGGCCATGGTCGGCCGGTGGCGCTCCGGCCTCGACGGCGAGATCGAGGAGTGGCAGGACAACGAGGACTACCGGCCATCTCCAAGGGCTCTCGGCTGGCCCGAGCCGGCCGACGAGGTGGACGCCGCCGTTCATCTCGCCGCGACCGGGTATGGGCCAGGCGAGGACGTCGTCAAGACTCTGGCGCACCACGAGGTCGCCGTGTTCGTCAAGCCGGGCGGCGGCCCGCTGCCCGCAACCACCCCTGACGGCACCCCGGTCGTCCCGGTGTTCACCTCACCCGTATATGTGCACACCGCGGGCCGCTTGGCGTTCGAGTTGCTCAAGGTGCCCGATCTTCTCGACCTGGTGCCCGAGGGACACCTCATCTACCTGAACCCCTCCGGCCCAGTGAGCATGACGGTGGAACTCGACGTCCTTCGCGAAGAGATCGAGGGCCACCAGACACGCGACGCAGGTGCGGACTCCGGCGACGACCAGGCCCCGGACGAAGCGCTGCCCGAGCAGACCACCCCCGTTCTGCCTCGGTCCCGCCCGGTGACCACCGTCAGCCTCGACGGTCCGGAGAGCAGCTCCTCCTCGGGAGCGGCCGACTCCGTGAGCGGGGTGTTGTCCGGCGCACAGGAAGCAGAGCAGAGCGATGGGAACAGCTCCGGCGAAGCACCGGGCGCACAGGCCGGAGGGTGA